CTCGATCAGGTCGGGCATCTGCCGGAAGAAGAAGGTCAGCAGCAGGGTGCGGATGTGGCTGCCGTCCACGTCCGCGTCGGTCATGATGATGATCTTGTGGTAGCGCGCCTTGTCGGCGTTGAACTCGTCGCTGATGCCGGTGCCCAGCGCCGCGATCAGCGTGCCGATCTCCGCCGACGACAGCATCTTGTCCAGCCGCGCCCGCTCCACGTTCAGGATCTTGCCGCGCAAGGGCAGGATGGCCTGGGACTGGCGCGAGCGGCCCTGCTTGGCCGAACCGCCGGCCGAGTCGCCCTCGACGATGAACAGTTCAGACAGCGCCGGATCGCGCTCCTGGCAGTCGGCCAGCTTGCCCGGCAGCGACGACATGCTGAGCGAGCTTTTGCGCGTCATCTCGCGCGCCTTGCGGGCGGCTTCGCGGGCGGCGGCAGCCTCGACCACCTTCTGGACGACGCGGCGGGCGTCGGCCGGATGCTCCTCGAAATACTGGGCCAGCGCCTCGCCCACCACCGCCTCGACGACGGGGCGGACTTCCGACGAGACCAGCTTGTCCTTGGTCTGGCTGGAGAATTTCGGATCCGGAACCTTCACCGACAGGACGCAGGTCAGGCCTTCACGGGCGTCGTCGCCCGACAGGGCGACCTTCTCCTTCTTGGCGATGCCGGACTCGGCCGCGTAATTGTTGATGGCACGGGTCAGCGCCGCGCGGAAGCCGGCGAGGTGGGTGCCGCCATCCTTCTGCGGGATGTTGTTGGTGAAGCAGAGCGTCGTCTCGTGGTAGCTGTCGTTCCACTGCAGCGCGCATTCCACCGTCACCACGCCGCCATGCTCGGTCGGGCGCTCGTTCTTCAGCGTGATCGCCGGCTTGTGCAGCGCCGTCTTGGAGCGGTCGAGCCAGCTCACGAAGGCTTCCAGGCCGCCTTCGTAATGCAGGTTCTGCACCTTCGGCTCCACCCCGCGCGCGTCGGTCAGCACCAGGCGGACGCCGGAGTTGAGGAAGGCCAGCTCGCGCAGCCGGTGTTCCAGCGTGGCGAAATCGAACTCAATGTTGGTGAAGGTCTCGGCCGAGGGCATGAAGGTGACTTCGGTGCCCGACAGCGGCTTGCCCTTCTCCGGCACCATCGGCGCCTCGCCGACATCGGCCAGCGGCGCCTCGGCGTTGCCGTGGCGGAAGCGCATGCTCCAGGTCCGGCCGCCGCGCCAGATGCGCAGATCCAGCGTCTCGGACAGGGCGTTCACCACCGAGACGCCGACGCCGTGCAGGCCGCCGGAGACCTTGTAGCTGTTCTGGTTGAACTTGCCGCCGGCATGGAGCTGGGTCATTACGACCTCGGCCGCCGAGACGCCTTCCTCCGAATGGATGTCGGTCGGGATGCCGCGGCCGTTGTCGCGCACCGTGACCGATCCGTCGGCGTTCAGCACGACCTCGACCTTGTCGCAATAGCCGGCCAACGCCTCGTCGATGGCGTTGTCGACCACCTCGTACACCATGTGGTGCAGGCCGGACCCGTCGTCGGTGTCGCCGATGTACATGCCGGGACGTTTGCGCACGGCATCGAGCCCGCGCAGAACGGTGATCGATTCCGCCCCATAGTCCGCCTGCTGGGGCTCCGACTGCGGGAGGTCGTTCTTCAGTGCTTCCTGTGCCATGCGTCGACTATAACAGATTCGGTTGTGGATTCGGCGGTTTAGCGTGCGTGAACACGGCTTTTTTTTGGGTCTTGGCCCGAATTTCCACCCCTATCCGGGGCGGATGTGGGCGTCTTCGATGCGGAACCGGCGGGCATCCTCGCCAAGCGGGTCGAAAACCCCCTCGTCGGTGCCGGTCATCCAGGCCTGGGCGCCCAATGCCAGGATTTCGCCGAACAGCGCGGCGCGCCGTTCGGGGTCGAGATGGGCGGCCACTTCGTCCAGCAGAAGGATGGGTGCCGCCCCGCGTTCGGCCGCCAGCAGCCGGGCGTTGGCCAGCACGATGGCGATCAGCAGGGCCTTCTGCTCGCCGGTGGAACACAGCGCCGCCGGCATGTCCTTGGGCGCGTGGCGGACGGCGAGGTCGCTCTTGTGCGGTCCCGCCAACGCGCCGCCGCCATCGGCATCGGCGCGGCGGCCGATGCGCAGACTGTCGCGCAGCGCATCCTCCGCTGCCAGCGCCGGACCTTCGTCCAGCCAGCGTTCCACCGTGCCGGCGACGGCAAGGTCGGCGCCGGGAAAGGGACCGACCGAGCGGGCGCAGGCGGCACGGAGCCGCTGCACCACCTCCCGCCGCGCCGCGGCGACGGCGATGCCGGTGGTCGCCATCTGGTCCTCAAGCGCGCCGAGCCAGCCCTCGTCGAAGCGGCCGTCGCGCAGCAGCCGGGCGCGTTCGCGCAGCGCATGTTCATAACGGGACAGCCGCCCGGCATGGGCGGGATCGAAGCCGAAGACCAGCCGGTCGAGGAAGCGCCGCCGTCCGCTCGACCCTTCAAGGAACAGGCGGTCCATCTGCGGGGTCAGCCAGACCATGGCGACATGATCGGCCAGCGCCGTCTGGCCCTTGGCCGGATGGCCGTCGATGCGGACCAGCCGGCGGTCGCGGTCGGAGGTGCGGTTGCCGTCATGGGGTTCGCGGCCGGTGCCGATCTCCACCGGACCCATCGGGGTGTCGAGCATGGCCGCCACCGCCCAGCCGGCGCCGGGGGGCGATCCCAGCCGCTCCACCTCGGCCAGTCGGGCGCCGCGGATGCCGCGGCCGGGGGCGAGGAAGCTGACGGCTTCCAAAAGGTTGGTCTTGCCGGCCCCGTTCGGGCCGATCAGGGCGACGGGCCGGCGGTCGGGCTCCAGCCGCGCGGAGTCATAGCCACGGAAGCGCGTCAGCGTCATCCGCCGCACCGCCAAAGCGGGGGCCAAAGCCTGGGTTGGGGCGGACACCGGGGGGCCGCCGCTCATCGAAACTGCCGTGTGCTGCAACTGGTCCGTTCCGCCTGGGGCGGGGACGATCCCCGCAGCCCCATCACACACGCATCGGCATCAGGACATAGAGCGCGGTGGAGTCGGCAACGTCGCGGATGATGGTCGGCGACGCGGCGTCGGCCAGCGTGAACTGGGCGCCCTCGCCCTCGATCTGCTGCGTGATGTCCAGCAGATAGCGAGAGTTGAAGCCGATTTCCAGCGGGGACTCGGCGTAATTGACCTCCAGCTCCTCGGTGGCGCTGCCCGATTCCGGGCTGGTGGCCGACAGGGTCAGCGCGCCGCGGACCAGGGACAGCTTCACCGCCCGGCTCTTTTCGGTGGAGATGGTGGCGACGCGGTCGACGGCAGCGGCGAACAGCTTGGCGTCCACCTCCATCACCTTGTCGTTGCCGACCGGGATCACCCGCTCATAGTCGGGGAAGGTGCCGTCGATCAGCTTGGAGGTGACGACGACGCTGTCGAAGCCGAAGCGGATCTTGTTGTCGGACAGCGACAGCTCGATGCGGTCGGCGGCCTCGTCCACCAGCTTGCGGATCTCGTTGACGGTCTTGCGCGGGATGATGACGCCGGGGATGCCCTCCGCCCCGTCCGGCAGCGGCATCTCGACCCGGGCCAGCCGGTGGCCGTCGGTGGCGACGGCGCGCAGCACCGGCGTCTCCAGGCTGCCCATCTTGCTCTTGGCGGCGTGCAGGTAGATGCCGTTCAGGTAATAGCGCGTCTCCTCGGTGGAGATCGCGAAGCGGGTGCGGTCGATCAGCCCGCGCAGATCGGCGGCGGCGACCGAGAAATTGTGCTTCAGCTCGCCGCTGGACAGCTGCGGGAAATCCTCCACCGGCAGGCAGGACAGCTTGAACTGCGAGCGGCCGGCGCGCAGCGTCAGGATGGTGCCGTCGCCGCCGATGTCCAGCTCGACCTGGCTGCCGTCGGGCAGCTTGCGGACGATGTCGAACAGGGTGTGGGCGGGGGCGGTGGTGCCGCCGGGGCGCCCGACCGTCGCCGGGACGGTCTCGACGATCTCCAGATCCATGTCGGTGGCGGCCAGCGACAGTTCGCCGTCGCCCGCGCGCAGCAGGACGTTGGACAGGATCGGAATGGTGTTCCGCCGCTCGACCACACTCTGCACGTGACCCAGGGAACGGAGAAGGGCGGCGCGTTCGATGGTGATGTTCATGCTGGCGTCGTCTCGGCGGGAGGAGTGACTGAAAAGCGGGACCACCGGGGTTGCGGGCCGTTGTCCGGCCGTCCCGCCCCGAGCGGGCGCGCATCATACCACATCGATGGTTGCGTCGAACCAAATTGTTGCGGCCAAGGCCTTCGGCCGAGAGGGAGTCAGCCCTCCCCCCGCCGCCTGCCCTCATGCAGCCGCAGGATGTCGACGAAATCCGCGCTCTGCCAGTTGCGCGACCGGCTCAGTTCGCTGCGGACGCTGGCGACGAAGGCGTCGATCACCGCCCATTCGTCGTCGGCGATCTCCCCGACATCCTCAAGATAGCGGAAGACGACCCGGT
The Azospirillum sp. TSA2s DNA segment above includes these coding regions:
- the gyrB gene encoding DNA topoisomerase (ATP-hydrolyzing) subunit B, with the translated sequence MAQEALKNDLPQSEPQQADYGAESITVLRGLDAVRKRPGMYIGDTDDGSGLHHMVYEVVDNAIDEALAGYCDKVEVVLNADGSVTVRDNGRGIPTDIHSEEGVSAAEVVMTQLHAGGKFNQNSYKVSGGLHGVGVSVVNALSETLDLRIWRGGRTWSMRFRHGNAEAPLADVGEAPMVPEKGKPLSGTEVTFMPSAETFTNIEFDFATLEHRLRELAFLNSGVRLVLTDARGVEPKVQNLHYEGGLEAFVSWLDRSKTALHKPAITLKNERPTEHGGVVTVECALQWNDSYHETTLCFTNNIPQKDGGTHLAGFRAALTRAINNYAAESGIAKKEKVALSGDDAREGLTCVLSVKVPDPKFSSQTKDKLVSSEVRPVVEAVVGEALAQYFEEHPADARRVVQKVVEAAAAREAARKAREMTRKSSLSMSSLPGKLADCQERDPALSELFIVEGDSAGGSAKQGRSRQSQAILPLRGKILNVERARLDKMLSSAEIGTLIAALGTGISDEFNADKARYHKIIIMTDADVDGSHIRTLLLTFFFRQMPDLIERGYLYIAQPPLYRIKRGNAKERYLKDDRALEEYLVEAALSDLSVQLSDGTLLIGDQLSGLVDQARTARPAIDTLSRKVGSAMVVEQAAVAGALSAALADDKAAAEAAAKAVAERMNTMDADGGWRGEALPQGGYAVIRARRGVTHRHLFDADLLKSGEARRLDGLAADLKRVFGTAGKAFEKQKETRALTGPVALFDTVMELGRRGVTIQRYKGLGEMNPDQLWETTLDPTKRSLLQVRVSHADQAEEVFSTLMGDIVEPRREFIQDNALKVSNLDV
- the recF gene encoding DNA replication/repair protein RecF; translation: MSGGPPVSAPTQALAPALAVRRMTLTRFRGYDSARLEPDRRPVALIGPNGAGKTNLLEAVSFLAPGRGIRGARLAEVERLGSPPGAGWAVAAMLDTPMGPVEIGTGREPHDGNRTSDRDRRLVRIDGHPAKGQTALADHVAMVWLTPQMDRLFLEGSSGRRRFLDRLVFGFDPAHAGRLSRYEHALRERARLLRDGRFDEGWLGALEDQMATTGIAVAAARREVVQRLRAACARSVGPFPGADLAVAGTVERWLDEGPALAAEDALRDSLRIGRRADADGGGALAGPHKSDLAVRHAPKDMPAALCSTGEQKALLIAIVLANARLLAAERGAAPILLLDEVAAHLDPERRAALFGEILALGAQAWMTGTDEGVFDPLGEDARRFRIEDAHIRPG
- the dnaN gene encoding DNA polymerase III subunit beta → MNITIERAALLRSLGHVQSVVERRNTIPILSNVLLRAGDGELSLAATDMDLEIVETVPATVGRPGGTTAPAHTLFDIVRKLPDGSQVELDIGGDGTILTLRAGRSQFKLSCLPVEDFPQLSSGELKHNFSVAAADLRGLIDRTRFAISTEETRYYLNGIYLHAAKSKMGSLETPVLRAVATDGHRLARVEMPLPDGAEGIPGVIIPRKTVNEIRKLVDEAADRIELSLSDNKIRFGFDSVVVTSKLIDGTFPDYERVIPVGNDKVMEVDAKLFAAAVDRVATISTEKSRAVKLSLVRGALTLSATSPESGSATEELEVNYAESPLEIGFNSRYLLDITQQIEGEGAQFTLADAASPTIIRDVADSTALYVLMPMRV